In Candidatus Babeliales bacterium, the DNA window CCCAAAAAAAGTTTTTTTCAATTTCGGGAATAGCGGAAAATTAAATCTTACATCAGGAAAATTAAATAAAATAATATCACCAGGAATAACACGACAATATTTTTTTAACATTTTTGCACTATTTTTTGTATCTTGCCATCCATGAAAATATAAGGTTGGATATCCGGAATATTCTTCTTGGTCATTCACAATTTCAATGGCAGGATCATAACCCAATAATTCAATTTGTTTATTTTTTTCAATTTCAGAAATATGTAATTTACTTTGCCATTGCTCAGGTAGCTTTCCCCGCAGATATACGTTAAATGTATCAAGCATTAATTTAAAACATGATTGTGGTGTAGAAAAATGCGATCTCAAAGGACAATCTTTAGAAAATATTTGGTTAGGCGTAAAAATACAATTAATCAATTGATTGCAAAACAACCCGCCAACAATAATTCCCAGAATTAAGATTTTTTTTTGAAATGTCATATAAACCCCTAAAACCCATTAGTAATTTACACTTTTATTATAACAGTTTTTCAAATTTATACAATTTCAAATTGAAAGAGGATGAAAATTGATCGTTCGTGCTGATATGGTTAAATTTTATGATATGTTTTCTTTATTATGTTAATACAAATAGAAAGATCATTTTTCATATTTTCATGTATCGTATTTTGTTTGGCAAACTTAATGAAAACTGCAGAATCAAAAATTTTAGACAAATCAGCAAAAAACTCTAAAGGAAATTCAGCGGTGCGAATTATAGTAATAACTTCTTCATCAGTTTTACTTTCTAAAGGTAATCCATATCGTAATGATAAGTATTTTTTCATCACTTGCGTTAATTTAAAATAAAAGACAGCATAAGCTTCATCTTTTAGAAACCTATCAATATCAAGTGCTGAAAATTGCTCCAGAGCTTCTTGCCAATATTCCTTTGTTGGCATGATATTATTGCGCTTCCAGACAAACCAAAAAGTTATCGCTGCAAAAAATATAAGAAACAACATTAAAAGTAAAACTAAAAACCAAGGTTCTTTCCAAAATGGCTTATACCAAAGCCCGTATAGATCATAAATAGGTATTTCAGTAATGTTATTCATAAGTATCGGATCTTTTTTTTAAAATTAACATAAATTTTGTATTAAAAAATTTTTAGATTTTTTTTACAAATATACTTAATGTTTTAAACGCTTGTTGAAAAAATAGATGATATCTTCAATTATTGACGTTTTGTTTACGTCTATATCTAAACAATCTATCCTATTTTTTTTAAATATATTATTTTGCTTTGTTATTCTTTCTTGAAGGCTGCTCATGTTTTTCATATTTAGAACAATCTCTTCACCGGTTTCTAAATCATTACAATGAATAAAACCATATTGAGGTATATTTTTTTCGTAATTATCTAAACAACGTATTGCTACTACATCATGTTTTTTTGCTAATATCGGCAATTTTGATTCTATATCTTCATCAATAAAATCAGAAACAACAAAAACTAACGCATCAGATTTTTGCACTCTCATAACATGCTCAAATGCTTTTTGCAATTTTGTTTTTTTTGATTTGCTTTCAAAATTAAATATTTTTTCTATTATTTGGTACCCATACTTAATACTATTTTTTGGCGCCATATAAGTTTCGACTTCATCAGTTACCATTATTAGACCAACATGATCTTTGCCATGTACCGCAGCTAATGTTAAAGATGATACTATTTCCTGCATGCGTTCTTTTTTGGTGTAATTTGATCCATACCATGTTGATTGAGAACCATCCATAATAATTATTATGGTTCTATTTCGTTCTTCTTTATATTCTTTGATAAGCATTTTGTTTGTTCGTGCCGAACTCTTCCAATCAATAAAACGAATATCATCGCCAAATTGGTATTCACCAAGCTGCTCAAATTCTAACCCAAATCCTTTTTTATTCGTACGATAATCTCCAACAAGATGGCCAGTTAATAAGCGCTTTGTTTGTAATTGAATACGTTTAATTTTTTTTTGTTGTTCCTTATTAAGCATATTTTACCAAACACCATATTTTTTTAGTATTTCTGGAATTGCAATAGAACCATCTTCCCGTTGATAATTTTCCATAATTGCTACCATAAGCCGCGGCAAAGCTAATGAAGAAGCATTCAATGTATATACTAATTGTGGTTTTTCTCCCGCATCTTTGCGGTAACGTATTTGCCCACGCCTTGCTTGAAAATCAGTACAATTACTACAAGAAGAAACCTCATAAAAAGTATCTTGACCCGGCATCCATACTTCTAAATCATAAGTACGTGCCGAAGCAAATGAAGAATCTTGTGTTGCCAAAAGCACCACGCGGTAAGCAAGCCCAAGTTTTTGCAACAATCCTTCCGCACACGCCACCATACGATCAAGTTCTTTTTTAGCCATATCTGGCTGACAAAAAGTAAATAATTCAACTTTTTCAAATTGATGTATACGAATTAATCCTCTTTCAGTTGCACCATAACTTCCTGCTTCTCTTCTAAAACAACTGGTCCAAGCAGTTAATCGTACCGGTAACTCATCAGCAGAAAAAATATGATCGCGATATATATTGGCTAAATTTACTTCTGAAGTTGGTGAAAGATATAATTTATCTTCAGGAACCTGATATACTTGATCACGAAATTTTGGAAAATTTCCGGTAACCTCTAAAGATTTTTCATTTACTAAATATGGTGGCAATACAAATTCATAGCCATGTTCACGATTATGTTCCAACATAAACATGGTAAGCGCATACATTAAACGAACCGCATCACCTTTATAAAGAGCAAAATTACTCCCAGTCATTTTTGCTGCAGCAGCAAAATCAAACCAACCAAGCGCTTCACCAAGTTCTACATGATTTTTTATCGTAAATGGAATCAGTGGTTTTTGGCCTTCTTGTTTAACAACAACATTCGCTTCTTTATCACCAACTGGTATATCTTCTTGCGGGATATTCGGGCATGATAAATATAATTGGTTAAAAATTTTTTCAGTTTCTTGGAGCGATTCTTCTAACTCTTTTAACTTTTTACTTAAAGTAATTGATTCTTCACGCAACTCAGGCGTAACACCCTTTTTACCCAACTTTGCCAATTCATTTTTTCGATATCGCAAAGATTCAACTTCTACTCTTAAAGCACGCACTTCTTCATCTTTTTTATATAACTTTTCTGCATCAAAAGAAGGGTCTTTACTTTTTATTAAAGAAATAATTTTTTTGGGAGATTCACGTAGCAAATTTAGATCGATCATAATAAAACCATAACAGTATTTTTATTAAACATTACTTTTAATAATACTGAAAATAATGAATTTGAAAAGTAAAAAAGGGTCGTCAAAAGACGACCCTTGTACAAGTAAAAGCTTTATATCAATTTTTAATTAAATTGATCTTACTATCTCACGTAGTGCTTTTCCAGGTTTGAATTTAGGTACATTAATTGCAGGAAGATCAATACGCTGTTTAGTAGCTGGGTTGATTCCCTTACGTGCAGGTCTTTTTGAAACTGACCAAGTACCAAAACTCGCCCATTGCACTTTGTCGCCACCTTTTAAAGCTCGCTGTACTGTGCGCGCTAAACTATCTAAAAGACGTGCAACGTCTTTTTTGCTAAATGTGGTTTCCTCAGAGAGGGAGTCAATTAATTGGCTCTTGTTCATAAAGGTACTCCTAATGGTTTATATGGTTAAAACACTGCTACTTCACCACAACTCTACTTTTTCTTTTCCTGTGGTATTTTAACTGTACATACTAATTTGATTTAAAGATTTGTCAAATTTTTGTTGAAAAGTACGAAGGAAACAGTTATTTCAAAAAAATTATTTCTTCTATATTTTTATTACATGTAAAAAAACTTTAAATAAAGGATTTTATTATGATCGATACTCATTGTCATATTAATATGATGATTAAAAAAAAATTTGATGTTCCCATTGTCTCTTCGGAGCTTCCTCATGCAAAAATAATAATTGAAGAAGCGCAACAAGCACAAGTAAATTATATAATTAATGTTGGTACAAGTTTAATTGAAAGTAAAAATTGCATAGAATTAGCAAAAACATTTAAAAATTTATATGCCTCAATTGGTATCCATCCTAATGATTGTACAGCACAATGGCTTAAGGATTTTAAAGAACTCAAACCACTTCTGCAAAAAAAAGAATCAAATAAAATTATTGCTATTGGAGAATGTGGATTTGATAAACACTATCCGGGTTATAATTTACAACGTCAACGAGATGCCTTTAAA includes these proteins:
- a CDS encoding DUF58 domain-containing protein, producing the protein MLNKEQQKKIKRIQLQTKRLLTGHLVGDYRTNKKGFGLEFEQLGEYQFGDDIRFIDWKSSARTNKMLIKEYKEERNRTIIIIMDGSQSTWYGSNYTKKERMQEIVSSLTLAAVHGKDHVGLIMVTDEVETYMAPKNSIKYGYQIIEKIFNFESKSKKTKLQKAFEHVMRVQKSDALVFVVSDFIDEDIESKLPILAKKHDVVAIRCLDNYEKNIPQYGFIHCNDLETGEEIVLNMKNMSSLQERITKQNNIFKKNRIDCLDIDVNKTSIIEDIIYFFNKRLKH
- a CDS encoding HU family DNA-binding protein, coding for MNKSQLIDSLSEETTFSKKDVARLLDSLARTVQRALKGGDKVQWASFGTWSVSKRPARKGINPATKQRIDLPAINVPKFKPGKALREIVRSI
- the serS gene encoding serine--tRNA ligase; translated protein: MIDLNLLRESPKKIISLIKSKDPSFDAEKLYKKDEEVRALRVEVESLRYRKNELAKLGKKGVTPELREESITLSKKLKELEESLQETEKIFNQLYLSCPNIPQEDIPVGDKEANVVVKQEGQKPLIPFTIKNHVELGEALGWFDFAAAAKMTGSNFALYKGDAVRLMYALTMFMLEHNREHGYEFVLPPYLVNEKSLEVTGNFPKFRDQVYQVPEDKLYLSPTSEVNLANIYRDHIFSADELPVRLTAWTSCFRREAGSYGATERGLIRIHQFEKVELFTFCQPDMAKKELDRMVACAEGLLQKLGLAYRVVLLATQDSSFASARTYDLEVWMPGQDTFYEVSSCSNCTDFQARRGQIRYRKDAGEKPQLVYTLNASSLALPRLMVAIMENYQREDGSIAIPEILKKYGVW